The Brucella anthropi ATCC 49188 genome window below encodes:
- the ltrA gene encoding group II intron reverse transcriptase/maturase: MIISEMQHKLATWAESDPNRRFDRLLRLIANREWLAEAARMVLASSGARTPGIDGMDKQRLQVKLDQHLEDLRTSLLEESYRPQPVKRIYIPKSNGKRRPLGIPTLTDRIVQRAILMAMEPIWESDFHRLSYGFRPERSVHHAVRTVRIQLQDGADTTRGRWIIEGDLASYFDTVHHRLLLRCVRRRVQDGRFVDLLYRFLKAGHIDRGLFTASSEGVPQGGVLSPLLSNIMLHEFDMWLEAKYLSNKARKDRWAWNFGIKQGRPITVRENRQWKPAVAYCRYADDFVVIVKGTKAQAEEIREECRAFLEGELKLTLNMEKTHVTHVNDGFVFLGHRIIRKRGAHGRMSIVTTIPKEKAKGFVRKLTETLSGNHSVSTVDMIAGLNRQLVGWAAFYKFTDFTAYVFRRIDHVVFWKMAHWLGHKYRSRIKPLMRKWVRVPEPGKAKTWFVYGRSERGDPVGKALQRLVSSPKAQFRWRNPEGNPYIFRLEDRSTVTSHYHDVAMAMGQA; this comes from the coding sequence TTGATAATCAGCGAAATGCAGCACAAGCTTGCAACATGGGCCGAGAGCGATCCAAACCGGCGGTTTGATCGGCTTCTTCGGCTGATTGCCAATCGGGAATGGCTTGCCGAGGCCGCTCGGATGGTTCTTGCGTCAAGTGGCGCACGAACGCCGGGTATCGACGGAATGGATAAGCAACGACTGCAGGTCAAACTGGATCAGCATCTTGAGGACCTGCGGACAAGTCTGCTGGAGGAGAGCTACCGCCCCCAGCCGGTCAAGCGCATCTATATCCCGAAATCGAACGGCAAGCGACGACCACTGGGTATTCCGACCCTGACGGATCGAATCGTTCAACGCGCCATACTGATGGCCATGGAGCCAATCTGGGAGAGCGATTTCCATCGTTTATCCTATGGCTTCCGGCCGGAACGGAGCGTGCATCATGCCGTCCGCACCGTGAGGATACAGCTTCAGGATGGTGCCGACACGACGAGGGGCCGCTGGATCATCGAAGGTGATCTGGCCAGCTACTTCGACACGGTCCATCATCGGCTACTTCTGAGATGCGTGCGGCGACGGGTGCAGGATGGACGGTTCGTCGATCTTCTCTATCGTTTCCTGAAGGCAGGCCACATCGACCGTGGCCTGTTCACAGCCTCAAGCGAGGGCGTTCCGCAAGGTGGCGTTCTGTCACCGCTCCTGTCCAACATCATGCTCCACGAGTTTGATATGTGGCTGGAGGCGAAATACCTGAGCAACAAGGCCCGCAAGGACCGCTGGGCATGGAACTTCGGCATCAAGCAGGGCCGCCCCATTACGGTTCGCGAGAACCGGCAATGGAAACCGGCTGTTGCCTATTGCCGATACGCTGACGACTTCGTCGTGATCGTAAAAGGAACCAAGGCTCAGGCAGAGGAAATCCGTGAGGAATGCCGGGCGTTTCTGGAAGGTGAGTTGAAGTTGACGCTGAACATGGAGAAAACTCATGTCACACACGTCAATGACGGCTTCGTCTTTCTGGGGCACCGGATCATCCGCAAGCGTGGGGCGCATGGACGGATGTCCATCGTCACGACGATACCCAAGGAAAAGGCCAAGGGGTTTGTTCGCAAGCTCACCGAAACCCTTTCCGGCAATCATAGTGTCAGTACGGTCGACATGATCGCCGGCCTGAACCGCCAATTGGTGGGATGGGCGGCGTTCTACAAGTTCACTGACTTCACGGCGTACGTCTTCCGGCGCATCGACCATGTCGTGTTCTGGAAAATGGCGCATTGGCTGGGACACAAGTACCGATCGCGCATCAAACCCTTGATGCGGAAATGGGTAAGGGTCCCGGAACCGGGCAAAGCGAAAACCTGGTTCGTGTATGGCCGCAGTGAACGCGGTGACCCTGTCGGGAAAGCACTGCAACGGCTTGTCTCAAGCCCCAAGGCGCAATTCCGGTGGCGCAATCCGGAGGGAAACCCATACATCTTCCGGCTTGAAGACCGCAGTACCGTCACGTCGCACTATCATGACGTTGCTATGGCCATGGGCCAAGCTTGA
- a CDS encoding IS110 family transposase, producing MKHYTGLDVSVKETAVCIIDEAGKICREVKVSSHPDDLIVVLKDPRWHIERVGLEAGPLSQWLFETLAKAGVPTICIETRHTKAFLKAQPNKTDRNDARGIAQMMRVNLYKPVHVKTLTSQKRRALLTARQLLQEKAIAIENDIRGLLRNFGLKVGLAGKITFEERVCELVTGFPELAEIMDVLLSARTKLRDEFKKLHKKVLELTSRDEICRLLMTVPGVGPIVSLAFVSTIDIPQRFKNSKAVGPILGLTPKLNESGESKRIGRISCCGDAMMRSLLYEAAQTLLTLVKKWSWLKAWAMKIAKRAGKQKAIVALARRLAVIMHRMWSDGTEFCWTRNGLPAAA from the coding sequence ATGAAACATTATACTGGACTTGACGTATCGGTAAAAGAGACCGCCGTTTGCATTATCGATGAAGCCGGTAAGATTTGCCGTGAGGTAAAAGTATCGTCACATCCTGATGACCTGATAGTAGTTCTGAAAGATCCCAGGTGGCATATTGAACGTGTCGGACTTGAAGCTGGCCCCTTATCGCAATGGCTGTTTGAGACTCTGGCAAAAGCAGGCGTGCCAACGATTTGCATCGAGACTCGTCACACCAAGGCGTTTCTGAAGGCACAGCCGAACAAAACTGATCGTAACGATGCTCGCGGCATTGCCCAGATGATGCGCGTAAATCTGTACAAGCCTGTACATGTGAAGACATTGACGAGCCAGAAGCGTCGCGCCTTGCTCACGGCACGTCAACTGCTTCAAGAAAAAGCCATTGCCATAGAGAATGACATTCGAGGCCTACTGCGGAATTTTGGTTTAAAGGTTGGCCTGGCCGGTAAGATCACGTTTGAAGAACGGGTCTGCGAACTGGTCACTGGCTTTCCAGAGCTTGCGGAAATCATGGACGTTCTGCTGTCAGCCCGGACCAAACTACGCGATGAATTTAAAAAGCTGCACAAGAAAGTGCTCGAGTTGACCTCCCGGGATGAAATCTGCCGACTGTTGATGACTGTTCCCGGCGTTGGCCCTATTGTCTCTCTGGCCTTTGTGAGCACGATTGATATTCCGCAACGATTTAAAAACTCTAAGGCAGTTGGGCCAATCCTCGGATTAACGCCAAAGCTGAATGAATCGGGTGAGAGTAAACGAATTGGTCGGATCTCCTGCTGTGGTGATGCAATGATGCGTTCCTTATTATACGAAGCGGCTCAGACCCTCCTGACGCTTGTCAAGAAATGGTCGTGGTTAAAGGCTTGGGCAATGAAGATTGCCAAACGAGCAGGAAAGCAAAAGGCAATTGTCGCACTTGCCAGGCGACTGGCTGTCATAATGCACCGCATGTGGAGCGACGGAACCGAGTTTTGCTGGACTAGGAATGGCTTACCCGCTGCTGCGTGA